From Streptomyces asiaticus, one genomic window encodes:
- a CDS encoding SAV_2336 N-terminal domain-related protein: MIERLCALLEDAGVELSEVELRDVLWFAATTAPARGEGDGDEPAPSRRSAAPASGAADGEDEAKGAQRQLPGALTPGEPEPGPLVPAGLYAPGAARPAAARPARAVGVRGVRALPGTRRLSRALRPLRRSVPSRTSFRVDETATAEWIAETGLPDVVLRPRPERWLSVALIVDDGPSMVLWQQLAAEVRGLLERQGAFRSVRTYGLDSAQEDRPVLRARPYAPGAPRRTARQLTDTSGRTVMLVLSDGVGPGWRGGAIPRLLRRWARHSPVAVLQPLPARMWPERGMPTQRLLVDAGGREGAPGRALSVRHPVLPRGLVSYEGMTPVPVLELAEGELGAWAALTGTGGGGEPLPVMLLDGAEKPVAARATAQVPEPSAEERLRRFRGAASPEAQRLAGALATVHPLTLPVMRLIHQAGAGRGERFHPAQLAEVFLGGLLRRREGSAEEYEFHPGVVDLLLDAVRTSDALETAAQVTEFLLHRQGSGPEFRARLSGDHGDSRVAEEALPFAAASPELLSRLGLLEDAAEEEPPLERQEPPRQPPEPATPPPTREVPPRSYTSERVQPLMIALVRRLAADNGLPRGVRYQVDQVLDNADARNEESGWWGVRFLPNLAYELVRAGWNAYAEELKEAAREQIAGLRSAEDLESRNLRGHLAITLNKLGERDEAERELRAVVAVSARVHGEEHDYTLFARSYLVDLLHDAGRLEAAAEESRTLLEAWNRREGGDHRAEVLSRRQVYGRVLVDLARVEEAAREFRTVAAGRRELDGPRHARTVTPRVWLAVALRRLGLYDEAEAELRSVVEDCRSAESDVDDALLTAEFALGELLDTRQRNEEAEALWRELVERTSAGLKPWNWRIRRARRNRIHRLRALSRYAEAEAELDTLVEETVGTLGKWHDDSLIAQRLRAFVLEDQGRYDDARPIYRELLEQQIPVFGEDHSNVLSTRYCLATSMRLAGLNEEALAEYTEVLDDWLRVVGPDNQSTLMTRGGRARTLANLGRREEAEAEYRVVVEGEARVLGRDAPLALTTRLNLAALMRDQDRYEEAEAEFRQVVEGRVRALGAEAEATLAARHSWGYVLNKLGRFAEAEREIRETIRGRLRVLGPENTGTLWTRHNLGITLKGLGRLDEAEAEWRAVLEICERVLGDEHNCTVKTREALAGLREPGDDQAS, encoded by the coding sequence ATGATCGAGCGGCTGTGCGCCCTGCTGGAGGACGCGGGGGTCGAGCTCTCCGAGGTGGAGCTGCGCGACGTCCTGTGGTTCGCCGCCACCACCGCCCCGGCGCGCGGCGAAGGGGACGGCGACGAACCGGCGCCGTCCCGGCGTTCCGCCGCTCCCGCCTCCGGCGCGGCCGACGGCGAGGACGAGGCGAAGGGCGCCCAGCGGCAGCTCCCCGGGGCGCTCACCCCCGGCGAACCCGAGCCAGGACCCCTCGTCCCCGCCGGGCTCTACGCCCCCGGCGCCGCCCGCCCCGCCGCGGCCCGCCCGGCGCGTGCCGTCGGCGTCCGGGGCGTCCGGGCGCTCCCCGGGACGCGCCGGCTGTCCCGCGCGCTGCGGCCGCTGCGGCGCAGCGTGCCGTCGCGCACGTCCTTCCGCGTCGACGAGACCGCCACCGCCGAGTGGATCGCCGAGACCGGTCTGCCGGACGTGGTGCTGCGCCCCCGCCCGGAGCGCTGGCTGAGCGTCGCGCTCATCGTGGACGACGGCCCGTCGATGGTGCTGTGGCAGCAGCTCGCCGCCGAGGTGCGCGGACTGCTGGAGCGTCAGGGCGCCTTCCGCTCCGTACGGACCTACGGCCTGGACAGCGCCCAAGAGGACCGACCGGTGCTCAGGGCGCGGCCGTACGCCCCCGGCGCCCCGCGCCGCACCGCCCGCCAGCTCACCGACACCTCCGGCCGCACCGTGATGCTGGTCCTCTCGGACGGGGTGGGCCCGGGGTGGCGCGGCGGCGCGATTCCGCGGCTGCTGCGCCGCTGGGCCCGCCACTCACCGGTGGCGGTGCTCCAGCCGCTGCCCGCGCGGATGTGGCCGGAGCGCGGTATGCCCACCCAGCGGTTGCTGGTCGACGCGGGCGGCCGCGAGGGCGCGCCGGGCCGCGCCCTGTCGGTGCGCCATCCGGTGCTGCCGCGCGGCCTGGTGTCGTACGAGGGCATGACACCGGTGCCCGTGCTGGAGCTGGCCGAGGGCGAGCTGGGCGCGTGGGCGGCGCTCACCGGTACGGGCGGCGGCGGTGAGCCGCTGCCGGTGATGCTGCTGGACGGCGCGGAGAAGCCGGTGGCCGCGCGGGCCACGGCCCAGGTCCCCGAGCCGAGCGCCGAGGAGCGGCTGCGCCGCTTCCGGGGCGCCGCCTCGCCCGAGGCCCAGCGCCTGGCCGGGGCGCTGGCCACGGTCCATCCGCTGACCCTGCCGGTGATGCGGCTGATCCACCAGGCGGGCGCGGGCCGTGGGGAGCGCTTCCACCCGGCGCAGCTGGCCGAGGTGTTCCTGGGCGGGCTGCTGCGCAGACGGGAGGGGAGCGCGGAGGAGTACGAGTTCCACCCCGGCGTCGTGGATCTGCTGCTGGACGCGGTCCGGACGTCGGACGCGCTGGAGACGGCGGCGCAGGTCACCGAGTTCCTGCTGCACCGTCAGGGCAGCGGCCCCGAGTTCCGCGCCCGGCTCTCGGGCGACCACGGGGACTCCCGCGTCGCCGAGGAGGCCCTTCCGTTCGCGGCGGCCTCACCGGAGCTGCTGTCGCGGCTCGGACTGCTGGAGGACGCGGCGGAGGAGGAGCCGCCGCTGGAGCGGCAGGAGCCCCCGCGGCAGCCGCCCGAACCGGCCACCCCGCCCCCGACCCGCGAGGTCCCGCCCCGGTCCTACACCTCGGAGCGGGTCCAGCCGCTGATGATCGCGCTGGTGCGGCGGCTCGCGGCGGACAACGGATTGCCGAGGGGGGTGCGCTACCAGGTCGACCAGGTGCTGGACAACGCCGACGCGCGGAACGAGGAATCCGGCTGGTGGGGCGTGCGGTTCCTGCCCAACCTGGCCTATGAGCTCGTCAGGGCCGGATGGAATGCGTACGCCGAGGAGCTGAAGGAGGCGGCGCGGGAGCAGATCGCGGGGCTGAGGTCCGCTGAGGACCTCGAATCCCGCAACCTCCGTGGGCATTTGGCGATCACCCTGAACAAGCTCGGGGAGCGCGACGAGGCGGAGCGCGAGCTGCGGGCGGTGGTCGCGGTCTCGGCGCGGGTGCACGGCGAGGAGCACGACTACACCCTCTTCGCCCGCAGCTACCTCGTGGACCTGCTCCACGACGCCGGGCGGCTGGAGGCGGCGGCGGAGGAGTCCCGCACGCTGCTCGAGGCGTGGAACCGGCGGGAAGGCGGCGACCATCGGGCGGAGGTCCTGTCCCGGCGCCAGGTCTACGGGCGGGTGCTGGTGGACCTCGCGCGCGTGGAGGAGGCCGCGCGGGAGTTCCGGACCGTGGCCGCCGGGCGGCGGGAGCTGGACGGCCCCAGGCATGCCAGGACCGTGACCCCGCGGGTCTGGCTGGCCGTCGCGCTGCGCAGGCTCGGGCTGTACGACGAGGCCGAGGCCGAGCTGCGGTCGGTGGTCGAGGACTGCCGCTCGGCGGAGTCGGACGTGGACGACGCGCTGCTGACGGCGGAGTTCGCCCTCGGCGAGCTCTTGGACACCAGACAGCGCAACGAAGAGGCCGAGGCGCTGTGGCGGGAGTTGGTCGAGCGGACCTCCGCGGGCCTGAAGCCGTGGAACTGGCGGATCCGCCGTGCGCGGCGCAACCGCATTCACCGGCTGCGCGCCCTGAGCCGGTACGCCGAGGCGGAGGCCGAGCTCGACACGCTGGTGGAGGAGACGGTCGGCACGCTCGGGAAATGGCACGACGACTCGCTCATCGCCCAGCGGCTGCGCGCGTTCGTCCTGGAGGACCAGGGGCGGTACGACGATGCGCGGCCGATCTACCGCGAACTCCTGGAACAGCAGATCCCGGTGTTCGGGGAGGACCATTCCAACGTCCTGAGCACGCGCTACTGCCTGGCGACCAGCATGCGGCTGGCGGGGCTGAACGAGGAGGCGCTGGCGGAGTACACCGAGGTGCTCGACGACTGGCTCCGCGTCGTCGGACCGGATAACCAGTCGACCCTCATGACCCGGGGCGGCCGGGCCAGAACCCTGGCCAACCTGGGACGCCGGGAGGAGGCCGAGGCCGAATACCGCGTGGTCGTGGAGGGGGAGGCCCGGGTCCTTGGCCGGGACGCCCCGCTCGCGCTGACGACACGTCTGAACCTGGCGGCGCTGATGCGCGATCAGGATCGCTATGAGGAGGCCGAGGCGGAATTCCGCCAGGTGGTCGAGGGGCGCGTCCGGGCGCTGGGCGCCGAGGCCGAGGCGACGCTGGCCGCGCGGCACAGCTGGGGGTACGTGCTCAACAAGCTCGGCCGGTTCGCGGAGGCCGAGCGGGAGATCCGGGAGACGATCAGGGGGCGGCTCCGCGTGCTGGGCCCGGAGAACACCGGAACCCTCTGGACCCGCCACAACCTCGGCATCACCCTCAAGGGCCTCGGCCGCCTCGACGAGGCGGAGGCCGAGTGGCGGGCCGTGCTCGAGATCTGCGAGCGCGTTCTGGGCGACGAGCACAACTGCACCGTGAAGACCCGCGAGGCCCTCGCCGGGTTGCGGGAGCCCGGGGACGACCAGGCGTCCTGA